The Ahaetulla prasina isolate Xishuangbanna chromosome 3, ASM2864084v1, whole genome shotgun sequence genome window below encodes:
- the LRRCC1 gene encoding leucine-rich repeat and coiled-coil domain-containing protein 1 isoform X2, which produces MAEVCATSGELSLMDKGIKSLAELPLSSELHTLNLHCNQISRIESLDHLLNLQHLNLSSNRIHWIEGLSCLANLRTLNLACNLITKVEGLLQLRGPNYKINHIELHSNCVNNVNHLLQCLSGLQYLTNLTLEKNGKSNPVCAKIGYREILLQALPQLTILDGKNIFGEPINLIEPNSSDLKCLEDLLSCLVSSSYTDEEETYSNLPIITPRIDQVLAQFRQRTKKLPRTTTSSSTEIMSSSEPEKIKFDNDSRIKKLEEQISHLLQKVTNSSKTDVTMKAKKETYFTSESGSESGKENRKATKRSKLPNYRKSTLSTKLRSQRGKLSTREQEKDFIKPKFQESHIKEQESSSPVSEIASLKIVGETPKKLGGPKSQMKKLNVDTGIQEEFTYRALIQELDQEREKRWKAEQAEKKLSESIKQLQNQAKEEKDIQSVAVYTTDRLRELILRERNAKTRLQIDIQQLKEEAEKLGKELERSKQKEEDQQKALQTLEEALSKLESQKAQQQASEMKRIQTAELKASAAEREVQLLRISLQQQKEKLEQVHELLTLREQEHRKEMETKVTLNGSEFQEALSKEVAREEQRHKDHIKELQEKRHLLNQKYKDLEDEFRVALTIEAKRFSEVKEGFDRLTAELAEHKQVLLQSQQKEKQSASLIHELTSVAKEQKDKITELIKSKQDIVYNLKSRIQTLENMVEEDQQKTIQLELLKQEKTKLISQVTAQGSVIDGLKAERKIWGEELAQQGASLAQDRGKLEAKIEVLTSETEALKKQNESLNDALQIKAKIVEDQTETIRKLKEASQNRDEQIRKLHEDNIEIQKRLQVQLQEKDTQLDNLLEKLERQNERKEELKHQLQEKDVELNDIKESYSVMNKKWQDKGGLLSKLEAQVKQMKENFDIREQQLREERDKSLQAQKTMMEKLHSMDDAFRRQHESTIAAHQVELLQLANEKQKQVAAANEKAYQVEEEMRQLLQETAKNKKTMEEKIKWLTVALSDIQQGL; this is translated from the exons TTTAGCAGAGCTGCCTTTAAGTTCAGAGCTTCACACACTCAACTTGCACTGTAACCAGATCTCCAGAATTGAAAGTCTTGATCACCTGTTGAACTTACAACATCTAAATCTCTCATCAAATCGTATACATTGGATTGAAGGGCTAAGCTGCCTTGCAAACCTGCGTACCTTAAATTTGGCTTGCAACTTGATAACAAAAGTTGAAG GACTCCTACAACTTCGAGGACCCAACTATAAAATTAATCACATTGAACTTCACAGCAACTGTGTAAATAACGTTAACCATTTACTTCAGTGCCTTAGTGGATTGCAATACTTGACTAACCTTACTttggagaaaaatggaaaaagtaaCCCCGTGTGTGCCAAAATAG GCTACAGAGAGATTCTCCTTCAGGCTTTACCTCAGCTGACTATCTTGgatgggaagaatatatttggtgAACCGATTAACTTAATAGAACCAAACTCATCTGATTTGAAGTGCTTGGAAGATCTCTTAAGCTGTTTAGTTTCATCCAGTTATACAGATGAAGAAGAG aCTTACAGTAATTTGCCAATAATAACACCACGTATTGATCAAGTATTAGCCCAGTTTCGCCAGAGAACAAAGAAATTACCTCGGACTACCACTAGCTCTTCCACTGAAATAATGTCATCTTCTGAGCcagaaaaaattaaatttgataatGACTCAAGGATAAAAAAACTAGAAGAACAGATCTCTCACCTCCTGCAAAAG gttaCTAATTCTTCAAAAACTGATGTGACTATGAAAGCcaaaaaagaaacatattttacCTCAGAGAGTGGTAGTgaaagtggaaaagaaaatagaaaagctaCTAAAAGGAGCAAGTTGCCTAATTATCGGAAAAGCACTTTATCAACCAAACTCCGTTCTCAAAGGGGCAAACTGTCAACCAG AGAACAAGAGAAAGATTTCATCAAGCCAAAATTTCAAGAATCCCACATCAAAGAGCAAGAAAGTTCAAGTCCAGTTTCAGAAATTGCAAGTTTGAAAATAGTGGGAGAAACACCGAAGAAATTGGGTGGGCCGAAAAGTCAAATGAAAAAACTAAATGTGGATACTGGTATTCAAGAAGAATTCACTTACAGG gcaCTGATTCAAGAACTAGATCAGGAGAGAGAGAAGCGATGGAAAGCTGAACAAGCTGAAAAGAAACTGAGTGAAAGCATTAAGCAGCTGCAGAATCAggccaaagaagaaaaagatattcAAAGCGTTGCTGTTTACACTACAGATAG GCTAAGGGAGCTGATTTTGAGAGAACGAAATGCAAAGACAAGACTTCAGATTGATATTCAGCAACTGAAAGAAGAAGCTGAAAAACTTGGTAAGGAGCTCGAGCGGTCCAAACAAAAAGAAGAGGATCAGCAAAAGGCTCTCCAGACTTTAGAAGAAGCTCTCTCCAAGCTGGAGTCACAAAAAGCCCAGCAGCAAGCTTCAGAG ATGAAAAGGATTCAAACTGCGGAACTTAAAGCATCAGCAGCCGAGAGAGAAGTACAATTACTTCGAATATCTCTTCAGCAACAAAAAGAAAAGTTGGAACAAGTCCATGAACTCCTAACACTAAGAGAGCAGGAACACAG aaaagaaatggaaaccAAAGTTACattaaatggctcagaatttcAAGAAGCTCTGTCAAAAGAAGTAGCCAGAGAAGAACAGAGACATAAGGACCATATTAAAGAACTACAGGAAAAACGTCATCTATTAAACCAGAAATATAAGGATCTAGAGGATGAGTTCCGTGTAGCCTTAACTATAGAAGCCAAAAGATTTTCAGAG GTTAAAGAAGGCTTTGATAGACTTACTGCTGAGCTGGCAGAGCATAAACAAGTTCTTCTCCAGTCTCAGCAAAAGGAAAAGCAATCTGCTAGTTTGATCCATGAGCTGACATCTGTGGCGAAAGAACAAAAagataaaatcacagaattaatCAAATCAAAGCAAGACATAGTATACAACTTGAAA AGTCGGATACAAACTCTTGAAAATATGGTAGAGGAAGATCAGCAAAAGACTATTCAACTTGAGCTTCTTAAGCAGGAAAAGACAAAACTTATCTCACAAGTAACAGCTCAAGGCTCTGTAATTGATGGattaaaagcagaaagaaaaatatgGGGAGAGGAGCTGGCACAGCAAG gAGCTTCTCTTGCTCAAGACCGGGGAAAATTGGAAGCCAAAATAGAAGTTCTAACTAGTGAGACTGAAGCtttgaaaaaacaaaatgaatctCTCAATGATGCTTTGCAGATTAAGGCTAAAATTGTGGAAGATCAAACCGAAACCATTAGAAAGCTAAAAGAA GCCTCACAGAACCGAGATGAGCAAATAAGAAAGCTTCATGAAGACAATATTGAAATACAGAAGAGACTTCAAGTACAACTACAGGAAAAAGATACACAGTTAGATAATTTACTGGAAAAATTAGAAAGGCAaaatgagagaaaagaagaactgaaGCATCAATTGCAAGAAAAGGATGTTGAGCTCAATGACATCAAAGAATCTTATAG tGTGATGAATAAAAAATGGCAAGATAAAGGAGGATTACTGAGCAAGTTGGAAGCACAAgttaaacaaatgaaagaaaactttGATATCAGGGAGCAGCAGCTGAGAGAGGAAAGagataaaagtcttcaagctcAGAA GACTATGATGGAAAAACTGCATTCTATGGATGATGCTTTCCGAAGACAACATGAATCAACTATTGCAGCACATCAAGTAGAACTGCTACAGCTAGCAAATGAAAAGCAGAAACAAGTTGCGGCAGCCAATGAAAAG GCGTACCAGGTTGAAGAAGAAATGCGTCAGTTACTACAAGaaactgcaaaaaataaaaagactatggaagaaaaaataaaatggctAACAGTTGCTTTGAGTGATATTCAACAAGGACTCTGA
- the LRRCC1 gene encoding leucine-rich repeat and coiled-coil domain-containing protein 1 isoform X1: protein MAEVCATSGELSLMDKGIKSLAELPLSSELHTLNLHCNQISRIESLDHLLNLQHLNLSSNRIHWIEGLSCLANLRTLNLACNLITKVEGLENLYNLTKLNLSYNRIDDLSGLLQLRGPNYKINHIELHSNCVNNVNHLLQCLSGLQYLTNLTLEKNGKSNPVCAKIGYREILLQALPQLTILDGKNIFGEPINLIEPNSSDLKCLEDLLSCLVSSSYTDEEETYSNLPIITPRIDQVLAQFRQRTKKLPRTTTSSSTEIMSSSEPEKIKFDNDSRIKKLEEQISHLLQKVTNSSKTDVTMKAKKETYFTSESGSESGKENRKATKRSKLPNYRKSTLSTKLRSQRGKLSTREQEKDFIKPKFQESHIKEQESSSPVSEIASLKIVGETPKKLGGPKSQMKKLNVDTGIQEEFTYRALIQELDQEREKRWKAEQAEKKLSESIKQLQNQAKEEKDIQSVAVYTTDRLRELILRERNAKTRLQIDIQQLKEEAEKLGKELERSKQKEEDQQKALQTLEEALSKLESQKAQQQASEMKRIQTAELKASAAEREVQLLRISLQQQKEKLEQVHELLTLREQEHRKEMETKVTLNGSEFQEALSKEVAREEQRHKDHIKELQEKRHLLNQKYKDLEDEFRVALTIEAKRFSEVKEGFDRLTAELAEHKQVLLQSQQKEKQSASLIHELTSVAKEQKDKITELIKSKQDIVYNLKSRIQTLENMVEEDQQKTIQLELLKQEKTKLISQVTAQGSVIDGLKAERKIWGEELAQQGASLAQDRGKLEAKIEVLTSETEALKKQNESLNDALQIKAKIVEDQTETIRKLKEASQNRDEQIRKLHEDNIEIQKRLQVQLQEKDTQLDNLLEKLERQNERKEELKHQLQEKDVELNDIKESYSVMNKKWQDKGGLLSKLEAQVKQMKENFDIREQQLREERDKSLQAQKTMMEKLHSMDDAFRRQHESTIAAHQVELLQLANEKQKQVAAANEKAYQVEEEMRQLLQETAKNKKTMEEKIKWLTVALSDIQQGL, encoded by the exons TTTAGCAGAGCTGCCTTTAAGTTCAGAGCTTCACACACTCAACTTGCACTGTAACCAGATCTCCAGAATTGAAAGTCTTGATCACCTGTTGAACTTACAACATCTAAATCTCTCATCAAATCGTATACATTGGATTGAAGGGCTAAGCTGCCTTGCAAACCTGCGTACCTTAAATTTGGCTTGCAACTTGATAACAAAAGTTGAAG GGCTGGAAAATCTATATAATTTAACTAAACTGAATTTATCTTACAACCGTATAGATGACCTTTCAG GACTCCTACAACTTCGAGGACCCAACTATAAAATTAATCACATTGAACTTCACAGCAACTGTGTAAATAACGTTAACCATTTACTTCAGTGCCTTAGTGGATTGCAATACTTGACTAACCTTACTttggagaaaaatggaaaaagtaaCCCCGTGTGTGCCAAAATAG GCTACAGAGAGATTCTCCTTCAGGCTTTACCTCAGCTGACTATCTTGgatgggaagaatatatttggtgAACCGATTAACTTAATAGAACCAAACTCATCTGATTTGAAGTGCTTGGAAGATCTCTTAAGCTGTTTAGTTTCATCCAGTTATACAGATGAAGAAGAG aCTTACAGTAATTTGCCAATAATAACACCACGTATTGATCAAGTATTAGCCCAGTTTCGCCAGAGAACAAAGAAATTACCTCGGACTACCACTAGCTCTTCCACTGAAATAATGTCATCTTCTGAGCcagaaaaaattaaatttgataatGACTCAAGGATAAAAAAACTAGAAGAACAGATCTCTCACCTCCTGCAAAAG gttaCTAATTCTTCAAAAACTGATGTGACTATGAAAGCcaaaaaagaaacatattttacCTCAGAGAGTGGTAGTgaaagtggaaaagaaaatagaaaagctaCTAAAAGGAGCAAGTTGCCTAATTATCGGAAAAGCACTTTATCAACCAAACTCCGTTCTCAAAGGGGCAAACTGTCAACCAG AGAACAAGAGAAAGATTTCATCAAGCCAAAATTTCAAGAATCCCACATCAAAGAGCAAGAAAGTTCAAGTCCAGTTTCAGAAATTGCAAGTTTGAAAATAGTGGGAGAAACACCGAAGAAATTGGGTGGGCCGAAAAGTCAAATGAAAAAACTAAATGTGGATACTGGTATTCAAGAAGAATTCACTTACAGG gcaCTGATTCAAGAACTAGATCAGGAGAGAGAGAAGCGATGGAAAGCTGAACAAGCTGAAAAGAAACTGAGTGAAAGCATTAAGCAGCTGCAGAATCAggccaaagaagaaaaagatattcAAAGCGTTGCTGTTTACACTACAGATAG GCTAAGGGAGCTGATTTTGAGAGAACGAAATGCAAAGACAAGACTTCAGATTGATATTCAGCAACTGAAAGAAGAAGCTGAAAAACTTGGTAAGGAGCTCGAGCGGTCCAAACAAAAAGAAGAGGATCAGCAAAAGGCTCTCCAGACTTTAGAAGAAGCTCTCTCCAAGCTGGAGTCACAAAAAGCCCAGCAGCAAGCTTCAGAG ATGAAAAGGATTCAAACTGCGGAACTTAAAGCATCAGCAGCCGAGAGAGAAGTACAATTACTTCGAATATCTCTTCAGCAACAAAAAGAAAAGTTGGAACAAGTCCATGAACTCCTAACACTAAGAGAGCAGGAACACAG aaaagaaatggaaaccAAAGTTACattaaatggctcagaatttcAAGAAGCTCTGTCAAAAGAAGTAGCCAGAGAAGAACAGAGACATAAGGACCATATTAAAGAACTACAGGAAAAACGTCATCTATTAAACCAGAAATATAAGGATCTAGAGGATGAGTTCCGTGTAGCCTTAACTATAGAAGCCAAAAGATTTTCAGAG GTTAAAGAAGGCTTTGATAGACTTACTGCTGAGCTGGCAGAGCATAAACAAGTTCTTCTCCAGTCTCAGCAAAAGGAAAAGCAATCTGCTAGTTTGATCCATGAGCTGACATCTGTGGCGAAAGAACAAAAagataaaatcacagaattaatCAAATCAAAGCAAGACATAGTATACAACTTGAAA AGTCGGATACAAACTCTTGAAAATATGGTAGAGGAAGATCAGCAAAAGACTATTCAACTTGAGCTTCTTAAGCAGGAAAAGACAAAACTTATCTCACAAGTAACAGCTCAAGGCTCTGTAATTGATGGattaaaagcagaaagaaaaatatgGGGAGAGGAGCTGGCACAGCAAG gAGCTTCTCTTGCTCAAGACCGGGGAAAATTGGAAGCCAAAATAGAAGTTCTAACTAGTGAGACTGAAGCtttgaaaaaacaaaatgaatctCTCAATGATGCTTTGCAGATTAAGGCTAAAATTGTGGAAGATCAAACCGAAACCATTAGAAAGCTAAAAGAA GCCTCACAGAACCGAGATGAGCAAATAAGAAAGCTTCATGAAGACAATATTGAAATACAGAAGAGACTTCAAGTACAACTACAGGAAAAAGATACACAGTTAGATAATTTACTGGAAAAATTAGAAAGGCAaaatgagagaaaagaagaactgaaGCATCAATTGCAAGAAAAGGATGTTGAGCTCAATGACATCAAAGAATCTTATAG tGTGATGAATAAAAAATGGCAAGATAAAGGAGGATTACTGAGCAAGTTGGAAGCACAAgttaaacaaatgaaagaaaactttGATATCAGGGAGCAGCAGCTGAGAGAGGAAAGagataaaagtcttcaagctcAGAA GACTATGATGGAAAAACTGCATTCTATGGATGATGCTTTCCGAAGACAACATGAATCAACTATTGCAGCACATCAAGTAGAACTGCTACAGCTAGCAAATGAAAAGCAGAAACAAGTTGCGGCAGCCAATGAAAAG GCGTACCAGGTTGAAGAAGAAATGCGTCAGTTACTACAAGaaactgcaaaaaataaaaagactatggaagaaaaaataaaatggctAACAGTTGCTTTGAGTGATATTCAACAAGGACTCTGA